From Ipomoea triloba cultivar NCNSP0323 chromosome 5, ASM357664v1, the proteins below share one genomic window:
- the LOC116019578 gene encoding probable pectinesterase/pectinesterase inhibitor 61: MGYDRLGSERGGSSRREILQNSQSNEATSSSRRKSTVKVLVIIAAVLIVTAAISVGVLVGVRGRGSGDRITAKPSQAMARTCGKTLYPSLCLSSLLDFPGALSATDGDLVHISVNVTLQRVGKALYTVTDYNNLQMSTIVRSAYDDCLELLEDSMDLLDRSLSSILSGDAGANAQDVMTWLSAALTNQDTCTEGFSDANGPVKDQVTQRLKDLSELVSNSLAIFAATNGGDDFSGVPIQHRRKLLDHRDAVLASTDDDFPKWLSESDRKLLSTPVTPIHADIIVAKDGTGTVKTITEAIKKVPEHSTRRIVIYIKAGTYDEANLKVGKKKTNVMIVGDGKGKTVISGGRSVAEQFTTFHTASFAATGTGFIAKDITFQNTAGPSKHQAVALRIGADHGVIYNCQIIGYQDTLYVHSQRQFYRECDIYGTVDFIFGNAAVVLQKCNIYAQKPMSNQKNTITAQNRKDPNQNTGISIHASNILATSDLEASKGSIPTFLGRPWKMYSRTVYMLCNMGDHIHPRGWLEWSGNFALSTLYYGEYMNTGPGAGLAGRVKWPGYRVIKLETEANKFTVSQFIYGSAWLPSTGVAFLSGLSR; encoded by the exons ATGGGTTATGACAGGCTGGGGAGCGAGCGCGGCGGTTCTTCTCGCCGGGAAATTCTGCAAAACAGCCAATCAAATGAAGCCACGTCGTCAAGTCGGCGGAAGTCAACGGTGAAGGTTCTGGTCATAATCGCCGCCGTGCTCATTGTTACCGCGGCCATTTCGGTGGGGGTTTTGGTTGGGGTACGAGGCAGAGGCTCGGGGGACAGAATAACCGCCAAGCCGAGCCAGGCGATGGCGCGAACCTGCGGGAAGACGTTATACCCGAGCCTCTGCCTCAGCTCGCTACTGGATTTCCCCGGCGCGTTGTCGGCGACGGACGGCGATCTGGTCCACATTTCCGTTAACGTGACTCTGCAGCGCGTGGGAAAGGCGCTGTACACTGTAACCGACTATAACAACCTTCAGATGAGCACAATCGTACGGTCCGCCTACGACGATTGCCTCGAGCTTCTAGAAGATTCGATGGACCTCCTCGATCGCTCCCTCAGCTCCATCCTCTCCGGCGACGCCGGAGCGAACGCTCAGGACGTGATGACGTGGCTGAGCGCCGCGCTAACCAATCAGGACACGTGTACGGAAGGATTCTCCGACGCTAACGGCCCCGTGAAGGATCAAGTGACGCAGAGGCTGAAGGACTTGTCCGAACTCGTGAGCAACTCTCTCGCGATCTTCGCCGCCACGAACGGCGGAGACGATTTCTCCGGCGTCCCTATTCAGCACCGCCGCAAATTGTTAGATCATCGCGACGCTGTTCTCGCTTCCACCGACGATGACTTCCCCAAATGGTTATCCGAAAGCGACCGGAAATTACTCAGCACGCCGGTTACTCCAATCCACGCCGACATAATTGTGGCCAAGGACGGTACCGGAACTGTCAAGACCATCACCGAGGCCATAAAGAAGGTGCCGGAGCACAGCACTCGCCGGATCGTGATTTACATCAAGGCCGGAAC gTACGATGAAGCTAATCTCAAAGTGGGGAAGAAGAAAACCAACGTGATGATAGTCGGAGACGGGAAGGGCAAAACCGTCATTTCTGGTGGAAGAAGTGTGGCTGAGCAGTTTACCACCTTCCACACCGCATCTTTCG CGGCGACAGGAACAGGTTTCATAGCCAAGGACATTACGTTCCAGAACACGGCGGGGCCAAGCAAGCACCAGGCGGTGGCGCTCCGAATCGGCGCCGATCACGGCGTGATATACAATTGCCAAATCATCGGGTACCAAGACACCCTCTACGTCCACTCCCAACGCCAATTCTACCGCGAATGCGACATCTACGGCACGGTAGACTTCATCTTCGGCAACGCCGCCGTGGTCCTCCAAAAATGCAACATATACGCCCAAAAACCCATGTCCAATCAAAAAAACACCATCACAGCCCAAAACCGCAAAGACCCTAACCAGAACACCGGCATCTCAATCCACGCCAGCAACATCCTAGCAACCTCGGACCTCGAGGCGTCCAAGGGCAGCATCCCCACGTTCCTAGGTCGGCCCTGGAAGATGTACTCTAGAACCGTCTACATGTTATGTAACATGGGGGATCACATCCACCCGCGGGGCTGGCTCGAGTGGAGTGGGAATTTCGCCCTTAGTACATTGTACTATGGCGAGTATATGAACACGGGCCCGGGCGCTGGGCTGGCCGGGCGAGTGAAGTGGCCCGGGTATCGGGTGATTAAGCTAGAGACGGAGGCGAATAAGTTCACGGTTTCTCAGTTCATCTATGGCTCGGCTTGGTTGCCTTCAACTGGAGTGGCATTCTTGTCAGGGCTCAGTAGATGA
- the LOC116020768 gene encoding pentatricopeptide repeat-containing protein At3g49240, mitochondrial has protein sequence MALSKLSSFNHHIRTLTRGHFLPQPSPPSFLCLRLFSFATPEEAAAERRKRKRRLRIEPPISALRQQQQQQQPRPTSPQNPNPNAPKIPETVSVLTGNRLNLHNRILKLIRENDLEEAALLTRHSIYSNCRPTIFTCNSVMAAQLRQSRYADLLSLHRFITQAGVAANIVTHNLLLSAYMDCRKTDIAMEHYKQLINDAPFNPSPTTYRILIKGLVDNNKIEKALELKEEMLSKGFKADPIVYSYLMSAQAKNSDADSIFNLYEELKEKLGGSVSDGVIYGSLMKGYFLRGMEEKAMECYVEAVGENSTIKMSAVAFNHILDALSKNGKFDEALKLFDRMMTEHDPPKTLTVNLGSFNVMVDGYCAEGKFSDAINVFKSMGAKRCSPDTMSYNNLIEHLCSNDMLGEAEELYKDMAEKKVSPDEVTFVLLMDTCFKENRPDDAAHYFKTMVESKLRPNIGVYNRLVEGLVKVGKVDEAKSFFDMMMGKLRMKDDEYKFMMNALFEVGKHDEVLAIVDRVLREDPTDLTDELKEFVGEGLRKEGREEELPKLIEDIEREKAEAVAKAAEEAERAKASTREAVNALLNTPRLFGKKEPEDQSADSTVNSAEAVETGEEETADAVSNASGDAITGQTTA, from the coding sequence ATGGCGCTCTCGAAGCTCTCCTCCTTCAATCACCACATTAGGACACTAACCAGAGGTCATTTCCTGCCCCAACCGTCGCCGCCGAGCTTCTTATGCCTTCGCCTCTTCTCATTCGCCACGCCGGAAGAGGCAGCCGCCGAGCGGCGTAAACGCAAGCGCCGCCTTCGCATCGAGCCTCCGATTTCCGCACTTCgccaacagcagcagcagcagcaacctCGCCCCACCTCCCCgcaaaaccctaaccctaatgCTCCGAAAATCCCCGAAACTGTCTCGGTTCTGACCGGGAACCGGCTCAACCTCCACAACCGCATTCTCAAGCTGATCCGCGAGAACGATTTGGAGGAAGCCGCGCTTCTCACGCGCCACTCCATCTACTCCAACTGCCGCCCCACCATCTTCACCTGCAATTCCGTCATGGCAGCGCAGCTTCGCCAATCGCGGTACGCTGACCTTCTATCGCTTCACCGCTTCATCACGCAGGCCGGCGTCGCCGCCAATATTGTCACGCACAACCTTCTTCTCTCCGCCTACATGGATTGCCGCAAGACCGATATAGCGATGGAGCATTACAAGCAGCTTATAAATGACGCCCCCTTCAACCCCTCGCCCACCACTTACCGGATTTTAATCAAGGGCCTTGTCGATAACAATAAGATTGAAAAGGCACTTGAATTGAAGGAAGAGATGTTATCCAAGGGATTCAAAGCGGACCCCATTGTGTATAGCTATTTAATGTCTGCTCAAGCTAAGAACTCAGATGCTGATAGCATTTTCAATCTTTATGAAGAATTGAAGGAAAAATTGGGAGGCTCTGTCTCTGATGGAGTGATTTATGGCAGCTTGATGAAAGGTTACTTCCTGAGGGGAATGGAGGAGAAGGCTATGGAGTGTTATGTAGAAGCTGTGGGTGAGAATTCCACAATTAAGATGAGTGCTGTGGCTTTTAATCACATCTTAGATGCATTGAGCAAGAATGGCAAGTTTGATGAGGCTCTGAAACTATTTGATAGGATGATGACTGAGCATGATCCTCCCAAAACATTGACTGTTAATTTGGGGAGCTTCAATGTGATGGTGGATGGTTATTGTGCTGAAGGGAAATTCAGTGATGCTATTAATGTTTTCAAGTCAATGGGTGCAAAGAGGTGTAGCCCAGATACAATGTCATATAATAATCTGATTGAACACTTGTGCAGTAATGATATGTTGGGCGAGGCGGAGGAGCTTTACAAGGATATGGCAGAGAAGAAAGTGAGCCCTGATGAGGTTACgtttgttttgttgatggaCACTTGCTTCAAGGAAAATAGGCCTGATGATGCAGCTCATTATTTTAAGACAATGGTTGAATCAAAGCTGCGGCCTAATATTGGGGTGTATAATAGATTGGTTGAAGGATTGGTTAAAGTTGGGAAGGTTGATGAAGCAAAATCGTTTTTTGATATGATGATGGGGAAGCTCCGAATGAAGGATGATGAGTACAAGTTCATGATGAATGCATTGTTTGAGGTCGGGAAGCATGACGAGGTGCTTGCCATTGTGGATAGGGTGTTAAGGGAGGACCCAACTGATCTTACTGATGAGTTGAAAGAATTCGTTGGAGAAGGGCTGAGGAAAGAAGGAAGAGAAGAGGAGTTGCCAAAGCTTATAGAAGACATAGAAAGGGAGAAGGCTGAAGCTGTAGCTAAGGCTGCTGAAGAAGCAGAAAGGGCAAAGGCCAGTACCCGAGAAGCAGTTAATGCTTTGTTGAACACCCCCAGATTGTTTGGAAAGAAGGAACCTGAAGATCAATCAGCAGATTCAACAGTGAATTCTGCTGAGGCAGTAGAGACCGGAGAAGAGGAGACTGCTGATGCAGTGTCAAATGCTAGTGGTGATGCCATAACTGGGCAGACCACAGCATGA
- the LOC116020927 gene encoding E3 ubiquitin-protein ligase SINAT5-like codes for MEIDSIECVSSSDGMEDEEIASSMAPHHPHHQQYNSSAKPHAKIAGIGPTSVHELLECPVCTNSMYPPIHQCHNGHTLCSTCKTRVHNRCPTCRQELGDIRCLALEKVAESLELPCKFYSLGCPEIFPYYSKLKHETGCNFRPYNCPYAGSECSVTGDIPQLVTHLRDDHKVDMHTGCTFNHRYVKSNPREVENATWMLTVFHCFGQYFCLHFEAFQLGMAPVYMAFLRFMGDENEARNYTYSLEVGANGRKLIWEGTPRSVRDSHRKVRDSHDGLIIQRNMALFFSGGDRKELKLRVTGRIWKEQQNPDAGVCIPNLCT; via the exons ATGGAAATTGATAGCATTGAGTGCGTGTCCTCATCGGACGGCATGGAAGATGAGGAGATCGCATCGTCTATGGCGCCTCATCATCCGCATCATCAGCAATACAATTCTTCCGCCAAGCCTCACGCTAAGATTGCCGGAATTGGCCCCACGAGTGTCCATGAATTGCTCGAATGCCCTGTCTGCACGAATTCTATGTACCCTCCCATTCATCAG TGTCACAACGGGCACACACTCTGTTCGACCTGTAAAACGAGGGTGCACAACAGGTGTCCTACTTGCAGACAAGAGCTTGGTGATATTCGATGCTTAGCGCTAGAGAAAGTTGCGGAGTCTCTTGAACTGCCTTGCAAATTTTATTCGTTGGGATGCCCAGAAATATTTCCATACTATAGCAAACTTAAACATGAGACGGGCTGCAATTTTAGACCATATAACTGCCCATATGCTGGATCAGAGTGCTCGGTGACTGGGGACATACCTCAGCTGGTTACTCATTTAAGGGATGACCACAAGGTTGACATGCACACCGGATGCACATTTAACCATCGATATGTCAAGTCCAACCCTCGTGAAGTAGAAAACGCCACATGGATGCTGACT GTCTTCCATTGTTTTGGTCAGTATTTCTGCCTTCACTTTGAGGCCTTCCAGCTTGGCATGGCCCCTGTTTACATGGCTTTTCTCCGGTTTATGGGTGATGAAAACGAAGCACGTAATTACACCTACAGTCTGGAGGTAGGAGCAAATGGTAGAAAGCTGATATGGGAGGGCACTCCGAGAAGTGTTCGGGATAGCCATCGCAAGGTCAGGGACAGTCACGATGGCCTTATTATTCAACGGAACATGGCACTTTTCTTTTCTGGCGGGGACAGGAAAGAGCTGAAACTTCGAGTTACAGGGAGGATATGGAAGGAACAACAGAACCCAGATGCTGGAGTGTGCATACCAAATCTCTGTACCTAA